A genomic segment from uncultured Erythrobacter sp. encodes:
- a CDS encoding pyridoxine 5'-phosphate synthase, which translates to MNQTLHPRPLRLGVNIDHVATIRNARGGDHPDPVRAAEIVAAVGGDGITAHLREDRRHIRDEDLARIQAATNLPLNLEMAATREMLAIALRHKPHAACIVPEKREERTTEGGLDAAGMHNTLAPIAEELRAAGIRVSLFIEADERQLDAALRLGAPVVEFHTGEYAHAFLDGDRERVERELRRITDMAALAAKNGIEAHAGHGLTFENVQPIAAIPQIAELNIGHYLIGEAVFVGLENAIRRMRELMDDVR; encoded by the coding sequence TTGAACCAGACCCTCCACCCCCGCCCCCTCCGGTTAGGCGTCAACATCGATCACGTTGCCACTATCCGTAACGCGCGCGGCGGGGATCATCCCGATCCGGTGCGCGCGGCGGAGATTGTCGCGGCGGTCGGCGGAGACGGGATCACCGCGCACCTGCGCGAAGACCGCCGCCATATCCGCGACGAGGATCTGGCGCGCATCCAGGCGGCGACCAACCTGCCGCTCAACCTCGAAATGGCCGCGACCCGCGAGATGCTCGCCATTGCCCTGCGTCACAAGCCGCACGCCGCCTGCATCGTCCCCGAAAAGCGCGAGGAGCGCACCACCGAAGGCGGGCTCGACGCGGCGGGAATGCACAACACCCTCGCCCCGATTGCCGAGGAGTTGCGCGCGGCGGGCATCCGCGTCTCGCTGTTCATCGAAGCGGACGAGCGGCAATTGGACGCCGCCCTTCGCCTCGGCGCGCCGGTGGTGGAATTCCACACCGGCGAATATGCCCACGCCTTCCTTGATGGCGACCGCGAACGCGTGGAGCGCGAGCTTCGCCGCATCACCGACATGGCTGCGCTGGCCGCCAAGAACGGGATCGAGGCGCATGCGGGCCACGGCCTCACCTTTGAAAACGTCCAGCCGATTGCCGCTATCCCGCAAATTGCGGAACTCAACATCGGTCACTACCTGATCGGAGAGGCAGTCTTCGTCGGCCTCGAAAACGCGATCCGCCGGATGCGCGAATTGATGGATGACGTGCGCTGA
- the acpS gene encoding holo-ACP synthase, which produces MIIGMGSDLCNIERIANSLARYGERFENRVFTDTEIAKARRRPFTIAGTYAKRFAAKEAFSKAVGTGFKRGVFMKDIGVVNAPSGAPTLMLTGGAALRLEEITPKGHEARIHLTLTDDHPWAQAFVIIEAIPL; this is translated from the coding sequence GTGATCATCGGCATGGGCAGCGACCTCTGCAACATCGAACGGATCGCCAATTCGCTCGCCCGCTATGGCGAGCGGTTCGAGAACCGCGTTTTCACCGACACCGAAATAGCCAAGGCCCGCCGCCGCCCCTTCACCATCGCGGGCACCTACGCCAAGCGTTTCGCAGCCAAAGAGGCGTTCAGCAAAGCTGTCGGCACCGGGTTCAAGCGGGGCGTATTCATGAAAGACATCGGTGTGGTGAACGCTCCCTCGGGCGCGCCGACCCTGATGCTCACGGGCGGGGCGGCTTTGCGGCTTGAAGAAATCACGCCAAAAGGCCATGAGGCCCGCATTCACCTAACTCTCACTGACGATCACCCTTGGGCGCAGGCCTTTGTGATCATCGAAGCCATCCCCCTTTGA
- the lepB gene encoding signal peptidase I, translating to MAPPVTTIESPHVTDSSAPDKVNWLAEIRGLGLMLLAVLAFHSLVAKPFYIPSTSMMPSLWVGDRLVVSKYPYGWSWASASFHILPRASWRVLPSTPEYGDIVIPVHPDQDVDYIKRVVALPGDTIEVRGGQIILNGKAIKREVVPPVRLPFEPELMCQDGTGERPCLQAFEAFRKTGPDGRDYFDPPTWRETLPNGATYLTIDYRDQDLDNYGPITVPEDSVFVMGDNRDLSADSRALAIADGLGGPVPMANIGGRAEFITFSLNGSTTWNPASWFSSLRGDRAWTTLRPPLAEGAAPE from the coding sequence ATGGCACCCCCCGTGACAACAATCGAAAGCCCGCACGTGACTGACAGCAGCGCTCCGGACAAGGTCAATTGGCTCGCCGAAATCCGCGGTCTCGGGCTGATGCTGCTCGCCGTGCTGGCGTTCCACAGTCTGGTCGCCAAGCCGTTCTACATCCCCTCGACCTCGATGATGCCGAGCCTTTGGGTTGGCGACCGGTTGGTGGTGAGCAAATATCCCTACGGCTGGTCATGGGCCTCTGCGAGCTTCCACATCCTGCCGCGTGCCAGTTGGCGGGTGCTGCCTTCGACCCCGGAATATGGCGATATCGTGATCCCAGTGCACCCCGATCAGGACGTCGATTATATCAAGCGCGTGGTCGCGCTGCCGGGCGATACCATCGAAGTGCGCGGCGGCCAGATCATCCTCAACGGCAAGGCGATCAAGCGTGAGGTCGTGCCGCCAGTGCGCCTGCCGTTCGAGCCTGAGCTGATGTGTCAGGATGGCACGGGTGAGCGCCCCTGCCTCCAGGCCTTCGAAGCCTTCCGCAAGACCGGCCCCGACGGGCGCGACTATTTCGATCCGCCAACTTGGCGCGAAACCCTGCCCAATGGCGCGACCTATCTCACCATCGACTACCGCGATCAGGACCTCGACAATTACGGCCCGATCACTGTGCCTGAAGACAGCGTGTTCGTGATGGGCGACAACCGCGATCTTTCCGCTGACAGCCGCGCGCTGGCGATTGCCGACGGGCTTGGCGGGCCGGTGCCGATGGCCAATATCGGCGGGCGGGCCGAGTTCATCACCTTCAGCCTCAACGGGTCGACCACCTGGAATCCGGCGAGCTGGTTCTCCAGCCTCCGCGGCGACCGGGCGTGGACTACCCTGCGTCCGCCGCTGGCCGAAGGTGCAGCGCCCGAATAA
- a CDS encoding DUF3089 domain-containing protein: MVKKFLYFVAFCIVLVIGGRIAYELFQEELAQIALVPSAEFTPIPPLQTNAYEDPTLWFSRPGIGVSDPARWQPAWGGDGEPVPALAKTAKPFAVFFVHPTSYLNRSRWNAPLENGGDPEAERIARVYLRGMASPFNAATEIWAPRYRQATMGAFLTDAPQGKQAIEAAYADVREAYRFFLSSVDPATPIVLAGHSQGALHLKRLLAEEVKGTPVAGRLVAAYLIGWPVSMTHDLPAIGFPACAAPGQTGCIISWSSFAEPADPAPVLNAYGSTPALDGKAPGKDPMLCSNPLTGRIGGKAPASANLGTLVPEDSMEKGELRPGFVPASCDPHGLLLIGPPPEMGSYVLPGNNYHVYDLPLFWANTKADVITRAGAWKAP; encoded by the coding sequence ATGGTCAAGAAGTTCCTCTATTTCGTCGCTTTCTGCATTGTCCTCGTGATCGGCGGGCGGATTGCCTACGAATTGTTTCAGGAGGAATTGGCCCAGATCGCACTGGTGCCCTCGGCTGAGTTTACGCCGATCCCTCCGCTTCAGACCAATGCCTATGAAGACCCCACGCTGTGGTTTTCACGTCCCGGCATTGGCGTGAGCGACCCGGCGCGCTGGCAGCCGGCGTGGGGCGGTGACGGCGAACCGGTGCCGGCGCTGGCAAAGACCGCCAAGCCCTTCGCCGTTTTCTTCGTGCATCCCACCAGCTATCTCAACCGCTCGCGCTGGAACGCTCCGCTCGAAAACGGCGGCGATCCTGAGGCTGAGCGGATCGCCCGCGTCTATCTGCGCGGCATGGCTAGCCCGTTCAACGCCGCGACCGAAATCTGGGCACCGCGTTACCGGCAGGCAACGATGGGCGCCTTCCTGACCGATGCGCCACAAGGCAAGCAGGCGATCGAGGCCGCCTATGCCGACGTGCGAGAGGCTTACCGCTTTTTCCTTTCCAGCGTTGACCCCGCCACACCGATCGTGCTGGCGGGCCATTCGCAAGGCGCGCTGCATTTGAAGCGGCTGCTCGCCGAAGAGGTCAAGGGAACGCCTGTGGCAGGGCGACTGGTAGCGGCCTATCTGATCGGCTGGCCGGTATCGATGACCCATGATCTGCCGGCCATCGGCTTCCCCGCGTGCGCCGCACCGGGCCAGACCGGGTGCATCATCAGCTGGTCAAGCTTTGCAGAACCAGCCGATCCGGCGCCGGTGCTGAACGCCTATGGCAGCACGCCTGCGCTTGATGGCAAGGCGCCCGGCAAGGATCCGATGTTGTGCTCCAATCCCCTTACAGGCCGGATCGGCGGCAAGGCCCCGGCCAGCGCCAATCTCGGCACGCTGGTGCCCGAAGACAGCATGGAAAAGGGCGAATTGCGCCCCGGCTTCGTCCCCGCCTCGTGCGATCCGCACGGATTGCTGCTGATCGGCCCGCCCCCTGAAATGGGCAGTTACGTGCTGCCGGGAAACAACTACCACGTCTATGACCTGCCGCTGTTCTGGGCCAACACCAAGGCTGATGTGATCACGCGGGCCGGTGCATGGAAAGCCCCTTGA
- the ruvX gene encoding Holliday junction resolvase RuvX codes for MESPLISGGALIFEDARGFADAVGESGGVLLGLDLGTKTLGTATCDAGWRFATNGTTIQRGKWGRDRETLAALIKARSIRGIVLGLPRNMDGSEGPRAQASRAYARNCAEAFGLPLLLWDERWSTQAAEAAMIGQDMSRAKRAAAIDAHAAAVILQGAIDRLAGGVL; via the coding sequence ATGGAAAGCCCCTTGATTTCAGGTGGTGCGCTGATTTTCGAGGACGCGCGCGGCTTTGCTGACGCTGTCGGAGAGAGCGGCGGCGTGCTGCTCGGGCTCGACCTCGGCACCAAGACTTTGGGCACCGCCACCTGCGATGCCGGATGGCGGTTCGCCACCAACGGCACCACCATCCAGCGCGGCAAGTGGGGGCGTGATCGCGAGACGCTCGCCGCCCTGATCAAGGCGCGCAGCATCAGAGGAATTGTGCTCGGCCTTCCGCGCAACATGGACGGCTCCGAAGGCCCGCGCGCGCAGGCCTCGCGCGCCTATGCCCGCAATTGCGCCGAGGCTTTCGGCCTGCCGCTGCTGCTATGGGACGAACGCTGGTCGACCCAGGCCGCCGAAGCCGCGATGATCGGGCAGGACATGAGCCGCGCCAAACGCGCCGCCGCGATTGACGCCCATGCGGCAGCGGTGATCTTGCAAGGCGCGATCGACCGGCTGGCGGGCGGCGTGCTGTAA
- a CDS encoding PaaI family thioesterase — protein MTTPPTRFDAREASRWFFRHGHTGWLGLKFADQGDNWVELELPWREDLLGDASRLVLASGPIISLMDMASGMAIWQASGNFNPVATLDLRVDYQRPARERASVRGRVECYRRTRSAAFVRGIAHDGDPDDPVAHVAGVFMTIAADPREANPALKGGDHG, from the coding sequence ATGACCACGCCCCCTACCCGGTTCGACGCCCGCGAAGCCTCGCGCTGGTTCTTCCGCCACGGCCACACCGGCTGGCTCGGCCTCAAATTCGCCGATCAGGGCGATAACTGGGTCGAACTGGAACTGCCCTGGCGCGAGGATTTGCTGGGCGATGCCAGCCGTCTGGTGCTCGCCTCTGGCCCGATCATCAGCCTGATGGACATGGCCAGCGGCATGGCGATCTGGCAGGCAAGCGGCAACTTCAATCCGGTCGCCACGCTCGATCTCAGGGTCGATTACCAGCGTCCCGCGCGCGAACGGGCGAGCGTGCGCGGACGGGTTGAATGCTATCGCCGGACGCGCTCAGCAGCATTTGTGCGCGGGATTGCGCATGACGGTGATCCGGACGATCCGGTCGCCCATGTCGCGGGCGTATTCATGACGATTGCGGCTGATCCACGCGAAGCCAACCCGGCCCTTAAGGGCGGCGATCATGGCTGA
- a CDS encoding PaaI family thioesterase has translation MAEPLELPAYARSLGIVTTGEAEGGMPVLSVDFGPMVEGRPQHFHGGATAGLLEAAGYAALGAALLAAGRDPQLKPINITVQYLAAGKSQASFAVGRITRLGRRNANVTVEAWQDDRSRPIATAVMNILMV, from the coding sequence ATGGCTGAGCCGTTGGAACTGCCCGCCTATGCCCGCTCATTGGGGATCGTGACGACGGGCGAGGCCGAGGGCGGAATGCCGGTGCTGTCAGTCGATTTCGGGCCAATGGTTGAAGGCCGCCCGCAGCATTTCCACGGCGGGGCAACCGCCGGATTGCTGGAGGCGGCGGGCTATGCTGCGCTCGGCGCGGCGTTGCTCGCGGCAGGGCGGGATCCGCAGCTGAAGCCGATCAACATCACCGTGCAATACCTCGCCGCGGGCAAATCCCAGGCCAGTTTCGCGGTCGGCCGGATCACACGGTTGGGGCGGCGCAATGCCAATGTCACAGTCGAGGCGTGGCAGGATGACCGCTCCCGCCCGATTGCGACGGCGGTGATGAATATCCTGATGGTCTAG